A part of Ictalurus furcatus strain D&B chromosome 8, Billie_1.0, whole genome shotgun sequence genomic DNA contains:
- the ppp1r3ab gene encoding uncharacterized protein ppp1r3ab has protein sequence MEPVVGELQELNIGSSNLLGLPEPCPWDSDDDLLGIGGIKPKSSPTPRRRSSLSCSDDDSQPPPSSSRRVSFADTFGFSLVSVKQFDAWSKCDPADTLEVDLKDVKECFLKLLFTLPQTLEELLYRVQEQKVDLESLELLPGTTTLKGTVRVMNLCFDKLVYIRTSLDCWSSHFDLLAEYVPESSQGLTDCFAFKLTLVPPFGEEGARVDFCIRYETPFGTFWANNSGQNYVLFCHEKAKEQDENEKFKKSCLKPTRHSSMTSTTSNAEEIPEIILNCGIAAGAEPTGVKEEKTQEEHMKLKEENSIKCSRKSRRKAARMAKLQQYFAQRDEKDLQQTENDTDEVDVPVPAIDEAPLNLSTPQTNVTSLLAEPRKTEGQKFIAVSMDVDRNQVPATQSQTQERDNISVIHPELITSKSQTRQPPLDSVNSHNSVVDSQLLESSQDKETVTSQSVSLKCQTSEKSIGKSVEKAWVCFEKCAMEKMGSTPDTYGNVGKTNHVDNTILENNQGTQSFGHHYTFETIVAPLYHQVFEKMENDRRGLRNRISKADESAEKQDDGSLRIVTYPSVETRSNPEISAKHVNNDDYHGACNETFPEYLHNTKSATENALSVPNVKTKLVAEIASQDSALPDITDNLLDANISESKTAQPVIPIEKQHSSWKEPTIDQTEQTPERIILQSGHSDETEYSLDNKPPYSGYSLNILQQELICIDSTVSPTWSEVNITDAKPSPAIISENPQSEDRSDTQISFETQTSDGINKMQEKEAQTSEQTINTCIKCLEESYTPMPHSTLFHSDISSNVTPKIIQSEASSPFQDLTQATIQSQIPATILFTQSLEATGGTVPQLQTTDDTNLIQTTANMCQHRDSSHRVGSEPESNPSDRTDGVDSWEEMENDTKTIQTEILHMSLEETAIDRLSPNLIDVIQITENKDSDSDELLVKEMAMSNIRDNSINASQEEEEVKENDQVKIPDKNEERQLTGMAENQSEEVKEIWEVKKQVEKKAEEQHEDKQVDQIEKEEQESDEKVELGNGKFKDESYYTEDDEEDVKKDGVGKDAEPRRNGVEWEDGKDLEVEIEEQEKVSGVTSMATPQSILNIDSLIREGHLHVGQKQQNIGLEQMSEEPVSEMHSIGEEVEIYCGTDSSQQALAQNNDRVEKVENNSEFVDREEDVCRQTDKEHVAVDAIGEVDAVLEKQERDCLNENMDDSASTESLTDDEMELYLLRLKNTQQSGLKDGISMGKRHSISRTLTIPSPMPSISEFMDDDQPNALLDDLTNEEIIEPERTTLPPLDEEEEVIEPNLLWWREFFSSDNMPKLIVYTLLFVVFLITAYICDFIACFGLYLLALHWLYFQVQGEPLKGT, from the exons ATGGAGCCGGTGGTGGGAGAGCTGCAGGAGCTCAATATAGGCAGCTCCAACTTGCTGGGTCTGCCAGAGCCTTGCCCTTGGGACAGCGatgatgatctcctgggaatcgGGGGCATcaaacccaaatcatcacctaCTCCAAGGCGTCGAAGCTCATTGTCCTGCTCTGATGATGACTCCCAGCCTCCACCTTCCAGCTCCCGGAGAGTGTCTTTTGCGGATACTTTTGGCTTCAGTTTGGTCTCGGTAAAGCAGTTTGATGCCTGGTCAAAGTGTGATCCCGCAGACACGCTGGAGGTTGATCTTAAGGATGTGAAGGAGTGCTTTCTGAAACTTCTCTTTACTCTTCCACAGACACTGGAGGAACTGCTCTATAGGGTCCAAGAACAGAAGGTGGATCTGGAGAGTCTAGAGCTTCTCCCCGGAACAACCACACTGAAAGGGACTGTTCGTGTTATGAACTTGTGTTTTGATAAGCTGGTGTACATCCGCACTTCCTTGGACTGTTGGAGCAGCCATTTTGACCTGCTGGCAGAGTACGTGCCTGAGTCAAGCCAAGGGCTTACGGATTGTTTCGCTTTCAAGCTAACGCTGGTGCCACCGTTTGGGGAGGAAGGAGCCAGAGTGGACTTTTGCATTCGATATGAAACACCTTTTGGAACTTTCTGGGCTAACAACAGTGGACAGAATTATGTTCTGTTCTGTCATGAAAAGGCAAAAGAGCAAGACGAAAatgagaaatttaaaaaaagctgtCTGAAACCAACCAG ACATTCCTCAATGACCAGCACTACCTCAAATGCAGAGGAAATTCCAG AAATAATCCTTAATTGTGGAATAGCTGCTGGTGCTGAACCTACAGGCgtcaaagaagaaaaaacacaggAGGAACACATGAAACTAAAG GAAGAAAACAGCATAAAGTGCAGTAGGAAAAGCAGACGAAAAGCTGCACGGATGGCAAAACTACAGCAGTACTTTGCACAAAGAGATGAAAAAGACCTCCAACAGACTGAGAATGACACTGATGAAGTGGATGTCCCTGTTCCAGCAATAGATGAGGCACCATTAAACCTGTCAACACCACAAACAAATGTCACCTCTTTGCTGGCTGAGCCTAGAAAAACTGAAGGACAGAAATTCATTGCAGTTTCTATGGATGTTGACAGGAACCAGGTTCCTGCTACACAAAGTCAAACACAGGAAAGGGACAATATTTCAGTAATACACCCTGAACTAATCACTTCCAAATCCCAGACTAGGCAACCCCCCTTGGACTCTGTAAACAGTCATAACTCTGTGGTAGACTCACAGCTGTTGGAGAGCAGCCAAGATAAAGAAACAGTTACCAGTCAAAGTGTTTCACTTAAGTGCCAAACTTCAGAAAAATCTATTGGTAAATCTGTTGAAAAGGCATGGGTATGCTTTGAAAAATGTGCTATGGAAAAGATGGGGAGCACTCCAGACACTTATGGCAATGTAGGCAAAACAAATCATGTGGACAATACAATATTAGAGAATAACCAAGGCACTCAGTCGTTCGGTCATCACTACACATTTGAGACAATAGTGGCtccactttatcatcaagtttttgaaaaaatggaaaatgacaGAAGAGGGCTTAGGAACAGGATATCCAAGGCTGACGAGTCAGCTGAGAAACAGGACGATGGGAGTCTGAGAATAGTCACGTACCCAAGTGTAGAGACAAGGTCAAATCCAGAAATATCAGCAAAACATGTGAACAATGATGATTATCATGGGGCCTGCAACGAAACATTTCCAGAATATTTACATAACACAAAGAGTGCTACTGAAAATGCTTTATCTGTTccgaatgtgaaaacaaaacttGTTGCAGAGATTGCTTCACAGGACAGTGCTTTACCAGATATTACAGACAATCTGTTGGATGCTAATATTTCAGAATCAAAAACAGCACAACCAGTTATACCCATAGAGAAACAACATTCATCCTGGAAAGAACCCACAATTGATCAGACAGAACAAACACCAGAAAGGATTATTTTACAAAGTGGACATTCGGACGAAACAGAATATTCACTAGACAACAAGCCTCCCTATAGTGGATATTCATTAAACATCTTACAGCAAGAGCTGATATGTATAGATAGTACCGTTTCACCCACATGGTCTGAAGTAAACATAACAGATGCCAAGCCCTCACCAGCTATAATTTCTGAAAATCCACAATCTGAGGACAGATCAGACACCCAGATATCTTTTGAAACTCAAACTAGCGATGGGATCAATAAAATGCAGGAAAAGGAAGCCCAAACATCAGAGCAAACCATAAATACTTGCATCAAATGCCTGGAGGAAAGCTACACTCCCATGCCTCACTCTACTTTGTTCCATTCTGACATCTCATCAAATGTCACACCTAAAATTATCCAAAGTGAAGCTTCATCTCCCTTTCAGGATCTGACACAAGCGACCATCCAATCCCAAATTCCAGCCACCATTTTATTTACTCAAAGCCTAGAGGCAACTGGAGGTACAGTTCCTCAACTCCAAACTACAGACGACACAAATCTGATCCAGACAACAGCCAACATGTGTCAACATAGGGATAGTTCTCATCGTGTTGGATCTGAGCCAGAATCAAATCCAAGTGATAGAACTGATGGTGTTGATAGTTGGGAAGAAATGGAAAATGACACTAAAACTATTCAGACAGAAATATTACATATGAGCCTAGAGGAGACAGCTATAGATAGGCTCTCACCAAACCTTATAGATGTCATCCaaatcactgaaaataaagattCGGATTCCGATGAACTTTTGGTTAAAGAAATGGCAATGTCTAATATTAGAGACAATTCTATAAATGCctcacaagaagaagaagaggttaaagaaaatgaccaGGTAAAGATTCCTGATAAAAATGAAGAACGCCAATTAACAGGAATGgcagaaaatcaatcagaggaaGTAAAGGAAATATGGGAAGTAAAAAAGCAAGTAGAAAAGAAAGCAGAGGAACAACATGAAGACAAACAAGTAGATCaaatagaaaaagaagaacaagaaagTGATGAAAAAGTAGAATTAGGTAATGGCAAATTTAAAGATGAGTCATACTACACagaggatgatgaagaagatgtaAAGAAGGATGGTGTGGGAAAAGATGCAGAGCCAAGAAGAAATGGAGTGGAATGGGAGGATGGAAAAGATCTTGAAGTAGAGATTGAGGAGCAGGAGAAGGTCAGTGGAGTAACATCTATGGCTACGCCACAAAGCATCCTTAATATAGACTCTTTAATTAGAGAGGGTCACTTACATGTGGGGCAGAAGCAGCAAAACATAGGCTTGGAACAGATGTCTGAGGAACCAGTAAGTGAAATGCACTCCATTGGTGAAGAAGTAGAGATTTACTGTGGAACCGATTCATCACAGCAAGCTCTGGCACAAAACAATGATCGAGTTGAAAAAGTAGAAAACAATTCAGAATTCGTTGACCGAGAGGAAGACGTGTGTCGCCAAACTGACAAAGAGCATGTGGCAGTAGATGCTATTGGTGAGGTTGATGCAGTACTGGAGAAGCAAGAGAGGGACTGCTTAAACGAGAACATGGATGACAGCGCTTCAACAGAATCTCTAACAGATGATGAAATGGAGCTGTATCTCCTCAGACTGAAGAACACACAACAGTCAGGACTTAAAGATGGCATATCTATGGGAAAGAGGCACTCCATAAGCAGAACACTGACAATACCATCACCCATGCCTTCAATTTCAGAATTTATGGATGATGACCAGCCAAATGCTTTGCTAGATGACCTGACAAATGAGGAAATTATAGAACCAGAGAGAACCACTTTACCTCCTTTGGACGAAGAGGAGGAAGTCATTGAGCCGAATTTGTTATGGTGGAGAGAGTTCTTCTCCTCTGATAATATGCCAAAACTGATTGTGTACAcccttttgtttgttgtttttttaataactgcATACATTTGTGATTTCATTGCATGTTTTGGGCTCTACCTTCTTGCCTTGCATTGGCTATACTTTCAAGTGCAGGGAGAACCTTTAAAAGGCACTTGA
- the bmt2 gene encoding S-adenosylmethionine sensor upstream of mTORC1 isoform X1 has product MELQPSVRTEPEPGMFHSAGRRDALCERDEQEKLSGVVKRVHRKLRRKYIEVGDFDKIWREHCEDEQTLNEYAFAMKSLADNHWAKKCDGEGRIEWCRSVCQEYFMDGGMKKMLEKDAKHAAAASGTPLNPDSSQPSLSFRNDKLRLLDVGSCFNPFLKFDEFFTVGIDIVPAVESVYKCDFLNLQLQQPLQLASDALNAFLRQLHDPIETLPGQLFHVVVFSLLLSYFPSPYQRWLCCKKAHELLTLHGLLLIITPDSSHQGRHALMMRSWRVAVESLGFRRYKYVKFSHMHMLAFRKVSVTTSSDLVSHNYPEMLYIPQDFGTLEEDDAFRDSYQPARSDSEDEQLARSFTELPDVSYDSDSGESQSGSAPFYELEDPILLYS; this is encoded by the exons ATGGAGCTCCAGCCCAGTGTCCGTACAGAGCCCGAGCCCGGCATGTTCCACTCCGCCGGCCGGAGAGACGCGCTGTGTGAGCGGGACGAGCAGGAGAAGCTGTCCGGTGTTGTGAAACGCGTCCACCGAAAACTGCGGAGGAAATATATAGAAG TGGGTGACTTTGATAAGATCTGGCGTGAGCACTGCGAGGACGAGCAGACACTGAACGAATACGCCTTTGCCATGAAGAGTCTCGCCGACAACCACTGGGCCAAGAAATGTGATGGCGAGGGACGCATTGAGTGGTGCCGCAG TGTTTGTCAGGAGTACTTTATGGATGGTGGAATGAAGAAGATGTTGGAGAAGGATGCGAaacatgctgctgctgcaagTGGGACACCTTTAAATCCAGACTCATCTCAGCCCAG tttaagcTTCCGAAACGACAAGCTGCGTCTACTTGACGTGGGTAGTTGTTTCAATCCCTTCTTGAAGTTTGATGAGTTCTTCACAGTAGGAATCGACATAGTGCCTGCAGTTGAG AGCGTGTACAAGTGTGACTTCCTGAACCTGCAGCTCCAGCAGCCGTTGCAGCTAGCGAGCGATGCACTCAATGCATTCTTGCGCCAGCTGCACGACCCTATCGAGACACTGCCTGGGCAGCTCTTTCACGTGGTGGTTTTCTCCTTATTGCTCTCCTACTTCCCCTCACCATACCAGCGCTGGCTGTGCTGCAAGAAAGCCCACGAGCTACTCACACTGCACGGTCTTCTCCTAATCATCACACCCGACTCGTCACATCAGGGTCGCCACGCACTCATGATGCGCAGCTGGCGCGTGGCCGTCGAGTCCCTAGGTTTCAGGCGGTACAAATACGTCAAATTCTCCCACATGCACATGCTCGCCTTCCGCAAGGTCTCCGTCACCACCAGCAGCGACCTAGTGAGTCACAACTACCCTGAGATGCTGTATATCCCGCAGGATTTCGGCACACTCGAGGAAGATGATGCATTCAGGGACTCGTACCAGCCAGCACGCTCCGACTCTGAGGACGAGCAGCTGGCGCGGAGTTTCACCGAGCTCCCTGATGTGTCCTATGACTCAGACTCGGGCGAGAGTCAAAGCGGCTCGGCGCCATTCTATGAACTGGAGGACCCCATTCTGCTATACAGCTGA
- the bmt2 gene encoding S-adenosylmethionine sensor upstream of mTORC1 isoform X2: MGDFDKIWREHCEDEQTLNEYAFAMKSLADNHWAKKCDGEGRIEWCRSVCQEYFMDGGMKKMLEKDAKHAAAASGTPLNPDSSQPSLSFRNDKLRLLDVGSCFNPFLKFDEFFTVGIDIVPAVESVYKCDFLNLQLQQPLQLASDALNAFLRQLHDPIETLPGQLFHVVVFSLLLSYFPSPYQRWLCCKKAHELLTLHGLLLIITPDSSHQGRHALMMRSWRVAVESLGFRRYKYVKFSHMHMLAFRKVSVTTSSDLVSHNYPEMLYIPQDFGTLEEDDAFRDSYQPARSDSEDEQLARSFTELPDVSYDSDSGESQSGSAPFYELEDPILLYS, encoded by the exons A TGGGTGACTTTGATAAGATCTGGCGTGAGCACTGCGAGGACGAGCAGACACTGAACGAATACGCCTTTGCCATGAAGAGTCTCGCCGACAACCACTGGGCCAAGAAATGTGATGGCGAGGGACGCATTGAGTGGTGCCGCAG TGTTTGTCAGGAGTACTTTATGGATGGTGGAATGAAGAAGATGTTGGAGAAGGATGCGAaacatgctgctgctgcaagTGGGACACCTTTAAATCCAGACTCATCTCAGCCCAG tttaagcTTCCGAAACGACAAGCTGCGTCTACTTGACGTGGGTAGTTGTTTCAATCCCTTCTTGAAGTTTGATGAGTTCTTCACAGTAGGAATCGACATAGTGCCTGCAGTTGAG AGCGTGTACAAGTGTGACTTCCTGAACCTGCAGCTCCAGCAGCCGTTGCAGCTAGCGAGCGATGCACTCAATGCATTCTTGCGCCAGCTGCACGACCCTATCGAGACACTGCCTGGGCAGCTCTTTCACGTGGTGGTTTTCTCCTTATTGCTCTCCTACTTCCCCTCACCATACCAGCGCTGGCTGTGCTGCAAGAAAGCCCACGAGCTACTCACACTGCACGGTCTTCTCCTAATCATCACACCCGACTCGTCACATCAGGGTCGCCACGCACTCATGATGCGCAGCTGGCGCGTGGCCGTCGAGTCCCTAGGTTTCAGGCGGTACAAATACGTCAAATTCTCCCACATGCACATGCTCGCCTTCCGCAAGGTCTCCGTCACCACCAGCAGCGACCTAGTGAGTCACAACTACCCTGAGATGCTGTATATCCCGCAGGATTTCGGCACACTCGAGGAAGATGATGCATTCAGGGACTCGTACCAGCCAGCACGCTCCGACTCTGAGGACGAGCAGCTGGCGCGGAGTTTCACCGAGCTCCCTGATGTGTCCTATGACTCAGACTCGGGCGAGAGTCAAAGCGGCTCGGCGCCATTCTATGAACTGGAGGACCCCATTCTGCTATACAGCTGA
- the tmem168b gene encoding transmembrane protein 168: protein MCRLLRYCFSHSLYAAMSRLEELQTGVSVWTSIRYLGYLSTLNLLVAICLGLYARWESTAEPVLLVIFILALFVLGIASMLYYYFGMEKFSFALFHLWLGFLLGLLGFLHNSNLDDLKDQVSRYMLIASIAIRTLWALVERLCGCTRQKPALLTSADSLELLGFAVASMTQVVHASMSLIALTLAVATLLVDLRMKSFLALPNLVCFSVVTALFFFNSLGVSANPYALVCFFIRLVCEPILDMYFSGLSVTERWSPLLRRGGLWRRLSLLPLITVEITFLVLAAFKMGDLDRWYVVIPGFFASSVFWIICHVVFLVTLWGFHNKLSDCQRVCVAQRANPGALDRVMTSKGMRHFCLVSKRLVLFSLVSTAVLGALSWQPFNSLFIGVFLLILPLESLAYGLFYELGNCLGGTCVGYAVVIPTNYCSVDGQPTLLPPDEVQELNLRTTGMLNNMQRFFSHHMIEPHGCDYSSSGVTRDTLHSKLRSFLEVHTVDGPRYDTYVLFYTGHTHRTGEWALIGGEVLHLSEILQMWREKNDGYCSRLIIVLDTENSLPWVKEVRKVDEVYVAVQGAMLVNSMDVELQKLPQIGDFTAEWVEFNCNPDSVVCWAEHGRAVMATYGVSRHWGDYKLHLPTGSDLAKHWRLYFPRWTYPVVQLAHMSVSLNLFWICSVCLCFLRRLKLTWFPPAVLDTGQGFKLVRS, encoded by the exons ATGTGCAGGCTTCTCCGCTACTGTTTCAGCCATTCACTTTATGCAGCCATGAGCAGACTGGAGGAGCTTCAGACCGGGGTGAGTGTGTGGACGTCCATTCGCTACTTGGGCTATTTGTCCACTCTTAATCTACTCGTGGCCATATGTCTGGGCCTGTATGCGCGCTGGGAGAGCACAGCAGAACCCGTCCTTCTGGTCATCTTCATCCTGGCCCTTTTTGTCTTGGGTATCGCCAGCATGCTGTACTACTACTTCGGTATGGAGAAGTTCAGTTTCGCACTCTTCCACTTGTGGCTGGGTTTCCTTCTGGGCTTGCTGGGTTTTCTCCACAACTCTAACCTAGATGACTTAAAGGATCAAGTCAGCAGGTACATGCTGATAGCCAGCATTGCCATAAGAACACTGTGGGCTCTGGTGGAAAGACTCTGCGGCTGCACCAGACAAAAGCCAGCACTTCTGACCTCCGCTGATTCTTTGGAGCTTTTAGGATTTGCTGTGGCCAGCATGACACAGGTGGTCCATGCCTCCATGAGCCTCATAGCCCTGACACTGGCTGTTGCCACTCTGCTCGTGGATTTGCGCATGAAGTCCTTCCTGGCCCTTCCTAACCTCGTGTGCTTCTCCGTGGTTACAGCGCTCTTCTTCTTCAACTCTCTCGGAGTTTCAGCAAACCCCTACGCGCTGGTGTGCTTCTTCATCCGCCTTGTATGTGAGCCCATCTTGGATATGTACTTCAGTGGTCTTTCAGTGACCGAGCGCTGGTCGCCGTTACTGAGGAGAGGAGGTCTGTGGAGGCGTCTCAGTCTCCTGCCTCTGATTACTGTTGAAATCACGTTCCTGGTCCTGGCTGCTTTCAAGATGGGTGATCTGGACCGGTGGTATGTCGTGATTCCGGGTTTTTTCGCCTCCAGTGTTTTCTGGATCATCTGCCACGTGGTCTTCCTGGTCACACTCTGGGGTTTCCACAACAAGCTGAGCGACTGCCAAAGAGTGTGCGTTGCTCAGAGGGCCAATCCTGGTGCACTGGACAGGGTGATGACCTCCAAAGGCATGCGCCACTTCTGCCTTGTCTCAAAACGCTTGGTGCTCTTCAGCCTTGTGTCCACAGCTGTACTCGGGGCTCTTTCATGGCAG cCATTCAACAGCCTGTTCATTGGTGTGTTTCTGCTCATCCTGCCTCTCGAGTCTCTGGCTTATGGCCTTTTCTATGAGCTGGGTAACTGCCTTGGAGGAACGTGTGTGGGTTATGCAGTGGTCATCCCTACCAACTACTGCAG TGTGGATGGACAGCCCACCCTGCTGCCCCCAGATGAGGTGCAGGAGCTGAACCTGCGCACCACAGGCATGCTGAACAACATGCAGCGCTTCTTCTCCCACCACATGATTGAGCCTCATGGCTGTGATTACTCCAGCAGCGGTGTGACACGTGACACGTTGCACTCTAAGCTCCGCTCCTTCCTGGAGGTGCACACAGTGGACGGGCCGCGCTACGACACCTATGTGCTGTTCTACACTGGCCACACGCACCGCACCGGAGAGTGGGCTCTCATAG gTGGAGAAGTGCTGCATCTGTCTGAGATTTTGCAGATGTGGAGGGAGAAGAACGACGGTTACTGCTCTCGTCTAATCATCGTGCTCGACACGGAGAACTCGCTGCCATGGGTGAAGGAGGTGCGCAAAGTGGACGAGGTTTATGTAGCGGTACAGGGGGCTATGCTGGTGAACTCGATGGACGTAGAGCTCCAGAAGCTGCCGCAGATCGGAGATTTCACTGCTGAGTGGGTGGAGTTCAACTGCAACCCCGACAGCGTCGTTTGCTGGGCCGAGCACGGCCGAGCCGTCATGGCCACTTACGGTGTCTCCAGACACTGGGGGGACTACAAGCTGCACCTGCCTACAGGAAGTGACCTCGCTAAGCACTGGAGGCTGTATTTTCCACGCTGGACATATCCTGTAGTGCAGCTGGCACACATGAGCGTTTCTCTGAACCTGTTCTGGATttgcagtgtgtgtctgtgcttccTACGCAGGCTTAAATTGACGTGGTTTCCTCCTGCAGTGCTCGACACCGGCCAGGGTTTCAAACTGGTTAGGTCGTAG